One window of Chionomys nivalis chromosome 18, mChiNiv1.1, whole genome shotgun sequence genomic DNA carries:
- the Ccn1 gene encoding CCN family member 1, translated as MSSSTARALAVAVTLLHLTRLALSTCPAACHCPLEAPKCAPGVGLVRDDCGCCKVCAKQLNEDCSKTQPCDHTKGLECNFGASSTALKGICRAQSEGRPCEYNSRIYQNGESFQPNCKHQCTCIDGAVGCIPLCPQELSLPNLGCPNPRLVKVSGQCCEEWVCDEDSSIKDPLDDQDDLFGFDASEVELTRKNELIAVGKGSSLKRLPVFGTEPRVLYNPLHGQKCIVQTTSWSQCSKSCGTGISTRVTNDNPECRLLKETRICEVRPCGQPVYSSLKKGKKCSKTKKSPEPVRFNYAGCSSVKKYRPKYCGSCVDGRCCTPLQTRTVKMRFRCEDGEMFSKNVMMIQSCKCNYNCPHPNEASFRLYSLFNDIHKFRD; from the exons ATGAGCTCCAGCACCGCCAGGGCGCTCGCCGTCGCCGTCACCCTTCTCCACTTAACCAGGCTG GCACTCTCCACCTGCCCCGCCGCCTGCCACTGCCCTCTGGAGGCGCCCAAGTGCGCCCCGGGAGTCGGGTTGGTCCGGGACGACTGCGGCTGCTGTAAGGTTTGCGCCAAGCAACTCAACGAAGACTGCAGCAAAACGCAGCCCTGCGACCACACCAAGGGGCTGGAATGCAATTTTGGCGCCAGCTCCACCGCTCTGAAAGGGATCTGTAGAG CTCAGTCAGAGGGCAGACCCTGCGAATACAACTCCAGAATCTACCAGAACGGAGAAAGCTTCCAGCCCAACTGTAAACATCAGTGCACATGTATTGATGGCGCCGTGGGCTGCATTCCTCTGTGTCCCCAAGAACTGTCTCTCCCTAACCTGGGCTGTCCCAACCCCCGTCTGGTGAAAGTCAGTGGGCAGTGCTGCGAGGAGTGGGTTTGTGATGAAGACAGCAGCATCAAGGACCCCTTGGACGACCAGGATGACCTCTTTGGATTTGATGCCTCGGAGGTGGAGTTGACGAGAAAGAATGAGTTAATTGCTGTTGGAAAAGGCAGCTCTTTGAAGAGACTTCCTG TCTTTGGCACGGAACCGCGAGTACTTTACAACCCTCTGCATGGCCAGAAATGCATCGTTCAGACAACATCATGGTCTCAGTGTTCCAAGAGCTGCGGAACTGGCATCTCCACACGAGTTACCAATGACAACCCGGAGTGCCGCCTCCTGAAAGAGACCCGGATCTGTGAAGTCCGTCCTTGTGGACAACCGGTGTACAGCAGCCTGAAA AAGGGCAAGAAATGCAGTAAGACCAAGAAATCCCCAGAACCCGTCAGGTTTAACTATGCAGGATGCTCCAGTGTGAAGAAATATCGCCCCAAATACTGCGGCTCCTGCGTGGACGGTCGGTGCTGCACGCCTCTGCAGACCAGGACCGTGAAGATGCGGTTCCGCTGCGAAGATGGGGAAATGTTTTCCAAGAATGTCATGATGATTCAGTCCTGCAAATGTAACTACAATTGCCCGCACCCCAACGAGGCATCGTTTCGCCTCTACAGTCTGTTCAATGACATCCACAAGTTTAGGGACTAA